A segment of the Entelurus aequoreus isolate RoL-2023_Sb linkage group LG23, RoL_Eaeq_v1.1, whole genome shotgun sequence genome:
CTGAATGTAGAGGGGAAGATTTTCTTCAGTGTCCTTGCCCAGAGACTCTCCACGTTCCTGCAAAGAAACAGCTTTATTGATACATCGGTGCAGAAAACTGGGATCCAGGGTTTCTCAGAATGCTTGGAACATGCCAATATGATCTGGCACCAGATACAAACTGCAAAAAAAGAACAGAGAGACCTACATGTGGTATTCTTAGACCTTGCCAACGCCTTTGGGTCAGTCCCTCATAAGATCTTGTGGACGGCCTTCAATTTCTTTGGTGTACCTAACCAAGTCACTGAACTGGTCAAGAGTTACTTTCAGGATCTCCAGTTCTGCATAACAGTTGAGGGAAACACCACCTCCTGGCAGCATCTGGAAATTGGCATTATGGCGGGCTGCACAGTTTCCCCTCTGGCATTCGTCATGGCAATGGAATTGGTCATACGGGCATCCCAGTGGGTAGTGGGAGGTGAGAGGACCAAGAGTGGCCTACGTCTTCCGCCAATTAGAGCCTTTATGGATGACATGACcgtcattacaacaacaaaaccatGCACCAGACGCTTGCTGCAGAAACTTCAGGAAAACATTCAATGGGCACGGATGGacttcaagccaagcaagtcaCGCAGCATCTCCATCATAAAAGGTCAACTAACAGGTGAGCGGTTCCACATCAGCGAGGAACCAATTCCAACACTCCTAGAGAAGCCCATCAAGAGCCTCGGAAGATGGTATAATGCAGATCTCAGAGACACCCAGCAACTTGAACAACTGCGGCAGGACACGGCTAACGGCCTCAGGCAGATTAATAGCACTGCACTACCAGGGAAACTGAAGCTCTGGTGCCTCCAGTTTGGGTTGCTACCCAGACTCCGGTGGCCGTTAACTATGTACGAGGTCTCAATAAGCCATGCTACTCGCTTCGAAAGGCTAGTGAACTCGCATGTAAGGAAGTGGCTCGGACTTCCAAAGTGCTTCAGCAGCGTTGGACTCTACAGCGACGGAGCCCTGTCGCTACCAATTTCTAGCCTGGTCGAAGAGTTCAAATGTGCCAAGGTGAGGCTGGAGATGTCCCTCACTGACTCCCGGGACCCTGTAGTGAGAGCCGCCGCTCCTTGCCTCGTTACAGGGCGGAAGTGGACCCCAGTCACAGCTGTGCTACAGGCCAAATCAGCTTTGCTCCATCGTGACGTAGTGGGCCACGTCCAACAAGGTAGAGGAGGCTTTGGCCTTGGAACCGTAACTCCTCTCTGGCAAAAGGCATCTGCAACCGAACGTCGAACTATGGTTGTAGAGGAAGTGCGTCGTCAGGAGGAAACAGCCAGACGTTCCAAAGCTGCAACACAAGCCAAACAGGGccgctggacaaggtgggagggtgttgaaaggaaaaaactcacgtggagcgaactttggggcatggaatccaacaggctgagtttcattgttcgagcaacatatgatgcgctaccatctcccataaacctgcaacaatggtttggaaaggacccatcctgtcccctgtgtacaaccccagcaacactcaagcacataatggttggctgtagaaccagcctcactcaaggcagatatacgtggagacataaccaggtcctcagatgtctagctgacaaacttgagtgcaggaggatatccatcaacgcccaacccatcaacaaccaggatgtgtgccgacacctaccagcgtttgttcgggagggggaaaagctgaagacaagaccttcaaatcctgatctaagcccattgaatgcagccagggactggcagatgcgagtcgacttagatcagaggctaattttccccccggcgatcgcaacgaccaccctgcgtccagacctcgtcctatggtctgaaacctgccatattgtctatatcattgaactgacagttccgtgggaggatgccattgaagaagcgtatgaacgcaagaagctgcggtactccaaccttgcagctgaggcacaggacagaggctggaaggtaagggtgcgcccagtggaggtgggctgtaggggctttgtagctagcacaacagcaaagctccttagggaggttggagtcagggggcaggctcacagacaggccattaaagagctggccaacacagcagagaggacgagccattggttgtggttgaggaggagtgacaccagctgggctgctaaggctaacacctaatgggacacacacacccagggatttgatcaccctggggtgggcccttcctcagcagagggtgtcttgtggtaagccgggccgaaacaccccgtgacgctggggcacacaactgaagatgtgtcccaatggtggaaaagcctcccagcagtgtcacctagcctcacttaggtatgcggtcaggtgcaagcctggctcagggaggaggacgcccctgccatgcagagtccccagggattgtaccaactagtcctttcaacaaattattataaatatatatttaaaaaatatatatatttatatatatatatatatatatatatatatatatatatatatatatatatatatatatatatatatatatatatatatatatatatatatatatatataaatatatatttatatatatatttttttctttgattagccatccatccatccaatttctaccgcctgtccccttttggggtcactggggtgctggagcctatctcagctgcaatcgggctcCACatcccacatcccacaccccagattgtaaataatgtaaataattcaatgtatatactctgatgattatcttgtgtgatgactgtattatgatgatagtatatatctgtatcatgaatcaatttaagtggaccccgactgaaacaagttgaaaaacttattcgggtgttaccatttagtggtcaattgtacggaatatgtacttcactgtgcaatctactaaaaaaagtctcaatcaatcaatcaatcaatcaaaaacaccctggacaagatgccaagacagtttcagacacacaatatttatgagaggttgatgttcctctcagtgtgtaacaatgtgtatcaacatgtttacacaaaactcacacagtcaccgggggaatattccagagagcagGTTAAGTGCAAACTCCTGAGTATGTAAAATGAAGTGTATTCATTCACTCATATCATGTTCTACActtggtgaatgttcatattcatctcgGAGAAAGCAAACCATCAGGTTTgagtaaacagtggtatttcagtttgagcacatgataAGATAAGGTCCCTTAGTTTGATACTCGCAGGTGAATTGGATTACTTCTCGTAgaaaaagaggccctaattgggacttcggaatgcaaaagtgacaaCCATATCCTTGaaaggagactacctgtctagctcaaacgccaacctttaagttatgacttaaagcagttgttttccagacacttacacaccaaCATCTCCTTTCGTGGTCAGGTGGTGCTGTTTAGCTTTAGCGCACACCCAGACAGTGAAAGAAGGAATATATCaaatgatggtttggcttctccgggAGAGGAGTCCTCCatatttgacctgacctcctcccaggaactgcagtcctgtgtaaATGACGCTCGctggtaataaagcaacttttgcttcagtaaagcgtctccgacgtctcttttgatccagccgcactgccgtgtcgcccttctgtccggacgacgatgacaagaccagaattgCACTTCAAAAGCTCCAGAGTTTTACCTCCAAAAATAGAGAGGTAAGACAAAGTCAGAGTCAGTTGCATAAAACACTGAAAGGGATTggcgcggttggtagagtggccgtaccagcaacctgagggttcctggttcgagcgccaccttctaccaacttcgtcacgtttgttgtgtcctcgggcaagacacttcacccttgctcctgatgagtcgtggttattgccttgcatggcagctcccgccatcagtgtgtgaatgtgtgtgtgaatgggtgaatgtggaaatagtttcaaagccctttgagtaccttgaaggtagaaaagcgctatacaagtataacccatttaccattgttcctataacccctttgttcaaatgtttgttccacttggCATCTTGTCTGACTCGCACCATgcacagccttccttgtcacaTATTGTTCCTTTTCCCGCTATCCATTCAgtaattcaaactgatccagcagcgcgattgaagattatttttatttacaaaaatcaaggAACCAGGATactcgggaaacaaaataaaaggtAGCCTATATAAAACGAGATATATGTGCACATGTATGCACTGATTAAAAATACAGAACTATAATGCCCACGTTTAGACTTTCTCCATCAAACGCCATCTTGCTTTTTCCTCCTTCTTCTTtctatttccagcagactagtagaacaTCTTAGGTGTATTGCTGCCCTCCACAGGTTCTTCACGGGATTTCCTCCTTCTGTCCTATGGCCCACACTACATTCTacagtccagtaggtggcagtatgaaccttTCAAGTCATGGCTGCAAACTGCCAGTAAGAAGACGAAGTAATAGAGCTGgttgcttgtttctctcgcgagacctgacaacattttttaaatagaacaatTGACAGGATGGCAACATCCAAACAAACCAAGTCATCTCCAATACATCTCAACATTACACACATCCTCCAGGCTGAGTTAGTCTCTAGATGATGAAGTAAGCTGGAAACTACAAGTAAGTcataaaaagaaaacatttcaaaaattgACCGcgataataaatagaataaaatacatacttaCAAATATTAACTACATTTATTGTACCCAGCTTTAGTTGAAGCATAaattgtttattgcataaaggtctggggacatacatataaaacaatcacacaacaatattcatattacacaacagagtaataaagacaattaatagaatggattatagagacccaacaaatgattcataaagtcacacattttaaaattgtgtaaaagacaactgttcaaatgatatataaagtaaataataatatgcttccagaagtggtccagaagatgtttcagatgtgaaccagtaaatatgaactaagagggatttatgagtactcaaaagcaaaggtatgaacacatgtaaaacaaatatgtatatcatataaaggagttcatctatggaatcatctacaattacaaaataaaatatgtaacccttcattatttcaaaatcatatataaaacactattatgaataagtataaaagtgaattatgaatatctacacttaaaatgtttattgtatgtaacatattttatgtactgtttattctcaccttttcggtcaaattgttctgttcattttaaagtacacaaatgtgtatattaactcatgtacttgactgaaataaaagcactaacctgaagtgtctaatctataaatgttagaatcatattaacaagattgtgttacacacacaacaatgatgtcacacatgttatatgtgctgatgttgttagaaagtcaaagttaaagttttgacagtttatttcaaatcctgcatcttcatttgctgctgctgttctcaccagcacacttgtgtttcttacactggtacttagaagagaatctttcaccacacacactgcaactcaacactttctctcctgtgtgtgttctcatgtgtgctgtaAGAGTGTCTAGGTTAcgaaagcttttgttgcagcttgaacaggagtatggtttttcacctgtgtgtgttctcatgtgtaattttAATTGCAGTCTTTTTATATAACCTTTACCACATACTGAACAttgaaaaggtttttctccagtgtgtattctcatgtgtgttttgaaatggtcccttcgagtaaaatctctaccgcagattgaacatgaaacatttttttctctagtgtgtgttctcatgtgtgttttgaaattttgattttgagtaaaatctttaccgcatattgaacatgaaaaaggtttttcgccagtgtgtattctcatgtgtgttttgaaattttgattttgagtaaaatctttaccacagattgaacatgaaaaaggtttttctccagtgtgtgttctcatgtgtgttttgaaatggtcccttcgagtaaaatctttaccgcagattgaacatgaaaaaggtttttcgccagtgtgtgttctcatgtgtgttttcaaatgttgactttgagtaaaatctttaccacagattgaacatgaaaaaagtttttctccagtgtgtgttctcctgTGTATTTTGAAATTGTGCTTtttagtaaaatctttaccgcagattgaacatgaaaaagttttttctccagtgtgtgttctcatgtgtgttttcaaatgttgactttgagtaaaatctttaccacagattgaacatgaaaaaagtttttctccagtgtgtattctcatgtgtgttttgaaattgtgcttttgagtaaaatctttaccgcagattgaacatgaaaaaggtattTCGctagtgtgtgttgtcatgtgtactTTGAAATGCtgcttttgagtaaaatctttaccgcagattgaacatgaaaaaggtttttctccagtgtgtgttctcatgtgtgttttcaaatgctgcttttgagtaaaatctttaccacagattgtacataaaaaaagtttttctccagtgtgtgttctcatgtgtgttttgaaattgtgcttttgagtaaaatctttaccgcatattgaacatgaaaaagttttttttccagtgtgtgttctcatgtgtcttttcaaattactagatttaaaggttttgtcacagtgagaacatgtgaagtgtgtgttgtcagtgtgacatgtcttatcatctttagagtgttcatcatcagtgtcaggagagtgtgacgttgtgtcctcactatctgatagtggagctaagagcttgtctgcttgtgatcctccacagtggtctccatcagcttctgttgtcatgtgttgagttgagctgctgcttggaggctccgcctctctcttctcctcactctcacctttgacctcatcatcttcactcttcacagggacaccagtcactgggaactcctccaaccattcaagatgctctccctcctgattgatgctgtgttcctcctcttcccctttaatgtgaggggtctgtgggtcctcctcttcctctttaatgtgaggggtcagtgggtcttcctcttcctccttaatgtgagggctcagtggaGCCACCACTTCCTCTctaaaatggggtgtcagtgggtcctcctcttcctctttgatgTGAGTGGTCAATGGgtcatcctcttcctctttaaaatgggggatCAGTGGGTGTTCCTCTCCCTTTTTAATGTGGGAGGGCTGTGGCTccatcctgaagctccacttctgttgctcagggagaagatgttcttcacagacgtctgcaggacacaagaagacaaacacgtTTTAGAAACACACCATCTCTGCTCAATCACACAATGCATTCAGTACTTTTACATGCACTTAGGAAAAACAAGTTATCATATGAACTGTCTTGAATTCTCAGTGACGCACAAACacgctgctctttacaacattattcacaggaaaataaaaacaaaccaggACGACAGGACTTTTTACTATGGATGGACAATAtggtttaaaattgattttgtgatatattatttcatatattatttataccaaaaactataaaaatgggacccatcgcctccttgcttggcactcagcatcaagggttgggggttaaatcaccaaatgattcccgagcgcggcaacCGAGAAGCATtctaactacctcggcaacctcagccccagaaataggagagcctaccacagattccccaggcactgcttcctcataaaaAGATGTGTtcgtgggattgaggaggtcgtcAGCAGgtgatggtgtggaacaccgcagaggtcaccacagtgtatatgtttttgttgttgttgttttacttttgtggctgtgtgtagaagtgactgctcttttaatgtctttaatgtcctatgggttctttgatgtttccctcttacacacatgtttatgtgtgctatggctatgagtttgtttttctgtttggcctcagtctggaccccctctccaggggcccaggcttagactgaattttttttctcccccctcctcccccctccccagcgtttacctgtttctcaccttttttgtaaggggcgccgaaagttggcagacccgtcagcgatcctgttctgtctccctgtaatgtttgtctgctcttgaatgggattgtgttgaaaatcttgatttcccctctgggattattaaagtatttctgattctgattgcgtttttattggccgtcttcaaagtaatgaactttccggtacaagttcttaaattttgattcgccgaaagttttatcagtctcaaatactgcctcagtttgcacttggACAACTTTACCACGagggggctgtcaaaagaaagactttagAAAGACAAGAAAACTTTGCTAATTAGTACTAATAAACTAGATTGATTGAGACATTGCTGGACAGCAGAGAAGTAACTAAATCCAAATAAACGTTGaaactattttttaaagaaatctggctTGTATCTTCAGTAGGGATGTAAATCGTTAAGAATTTATCGCTGTGATACCCTAatcgatattccttatcgataccaGTATTTATCAGTAGTCTTATCGGTACTACATGTcatttgtggaaataaaaaagtggaaaaaaggcATTTTAAATAGCATTcctattagcacaagaggttgaacacctccaacatgatgttctgtaacatctcagagcagggaagtcttttatcaacagctgtttatttgaagtcttaaagaagtcaactatgtgtgcagtgcaaggtgaaatgcagttatgtcatcttcttgtcaaTAACACACACATCAAATTTTGCgtgttgttgcttccttatttgtcattattcaaagctgattttaatgtgtagcagcggcagctgaactcaatgtgacaacgtgtcatagttacgtcagtcagctggaattaaaaatacaaatagttgtgtcgttagtccagaatcttcacggtcctcatggacgacataattaggaaccagtactaaaaaaaatggtacttggtatacatccctaatcTTCACCACCAAAATATATGTTGACATATGTGCTGCtgaaggtaaataaacagtagccatattgaatgtttgccttcatttgaccacgtgaggtaaggaggacggcctctaggtcacatggttacaccccagcaattacattgttgatgattgatgagcattcatttttaaatggtggtgttaaaaagcaagtatatctccatctttagtcataaatgtggcccccggacgaacatgtgtcacaaacattgtattagatgatatgtggatgttgtgcttacttggactgtgatgaagctgtgaggactcaggtggtttgtcttcatgctcttcagtcttcacagagacaacagtcagtggaaacttggtgagatcagcctcctcctgccctacaggacactctccctcctcttcctctttaaaataggggggctgtggatcctcctcgtcccctttaaaatgtgagGGCTGTGGATACTCTAAAGTGAAACTGTCCCCCTGCAGATGAGGGAGACATTCTTCTTGGTGTCCAATCAGCTGATGGATGtctacaggacacaaaaaaacacattttaactcctACATGCTAAATATTAAATTGTACATGAAATATAGGACTGTAGCTACTGAACATTTTATTAATCAAGTGTTCTACTGGAAAtgttttcgattaatcgagtaactggATAAAACATAGTGTTGCTTGGTTAAAAACAAATTTAAGCGACTATAAGACATTTCACTTAATAATGAACGGCCAATTGGTTTGAGATGGTATGAGATCAAGATGTCATCTTTAGATCAGGCTTTGTTTTTTCGACAATCACTGCCACATtaaaaagttcaagtaccaatgattgtcacacacacaccaggtgtggtgagattattctctgcatttgatccatcacccttgatcacctccctgggaggtgaggggagcagtgagcagcagcggtggccgcgcccgtgaATATTTTTaatggtaatttaacccccaattccaactcttgatgctgagtgtcaagcagggaagtaatgtgtcccatttttatagtctttggtatgactgggtcggggtttgaactcacaacctaccgatctcagggcggacactctaaccactaggccactgagtaggtggatgtagtaggtgttgtagtaggttaatggctgcaccaatatgaaggaaataacaggtcagtatagcttttacacacataaataacTTGTCAAACCTGCCAGCTAGCAGGCTAGGTTTACAGCGTCAGCtaccatggtaactgactctGACTTTCTCTTACCTCTCTATATTTGGAGGTAAAACTCTCGAGCTTTACATACTCAGTAGTTTGCACTTAACctgctctctggaatattcccccggtgactgtgtgagttttgtgtaaacatgttgatacacattgttacaaactgagaggaacatcaacctctcataaatattgtgtgtctgaaACTGTCTCGTTTTTATGAACAACATCAAACAATCAGTGTATCATCCTCACATGACAATTCATCTTCCTGTAGACAATCTATTcaagaataaataaaaagttagtaaacatgtgagagtaagaagtaaacaaacctgttctgtgtaacacaacttgatgtttttgatgttgtcgctccttctcctcttttgttggacaaagttcctcctcgtactctgctatcgttctttcgcacattttcacacaatcacaacactttacactcacacttgatctctgctaagcgatgtgttttgatcacttccgcctctctttgttagcagctaacaagctaagctaactagcaggcTAAGCTAGTTCGAGAATCGTCAAAGGGCGCTCAGACTAATATAACCGGATGCAAACAGTTATGAACGATGTTTACTCTATTTAATAGCGTCtaataaaggacatatatgtgtacatggacgcacagattaagaacactgaactgtgacgactgcaataacgtcttcaccgtcagacgccatcttgctttatccTCGTCGTGTTTGGTTCGCGCGCAttgttgtcagatctcgcgagagtaAAAAGGAAGCAGCTCTCTCttccagatctcgcgagagaaacaagtcCCCACCTCTTGTAACCCTAACCCACGAAAATGTTGATTTTTGCTATTACATCATCAGTAAGCCAACCTTTGGCCCAGGAATCACAGGATATAGATTCACAATACAAGCACCATGTTTgcaccaaaacacacacacacacacacacacacacacacacacacacacacacacacacacacacacacacacacacacacacacacacacacgcacgcacgcacacacacacacacacccacacacacgcacacacacacacacacatacacgtggcACAATAATACATAG
Coding sequences within it:
- the LOC133640584 gene encoding oocyte zinc finger protein XlCOF6-like isoform X1, which translates into the protein MCERTIAEYEEELCPTKEEKERQHQKHQVVLHRTDIHQLIGHQEECLPHLQGDSFTLEYPQPSHFKGDEEDPQPPYFKEEEEGECPVGQEEADLTKFPLTVVSVKTEEHEDKPPESSQLHHSPNVCEEHLLPEQQKWSFRMEPQPSHIKKGEEHPLIPHFKEEEDDPLTTHIKEEEEDPLTPHFREEVVAPLSPHIKEEEEDPLTPHIKEEEEDPQTPHIKGEEEEHSINQEGEHLEWLEEFPVTGVPVKSEDDEVKGESEEKREAEPPSSSSTQHMTTEADGDHCGGSQADKLLAPLSDSEDTTSHSPDTDDEHSKDDKTCHTDNTHFTCSHCDKTFKSSNLKRHMRTHTGKKTFSCSICGKDFTQKHNFKTHMRTHTGEKLFLCTICGKDFTQKQHLKTHMRTHTGEKPFSCSICGKDFTQKQHFKVHMTTHTSEIPFSCSICGKDFTQKHNFKTHMRIHTGEKLFSCSICGKDFTQSQHLKTHMRTHTGEKTFSCSICGKDFTKKHNFKIHRRTHTGEKLFSCSICGKDFTQSQHLKTHMRTHTGEKPFSCSICGKDFTRRDHFKTHMRTHTGEKPFSCSICGKDFTQNQNFKTHMRIHTGEKPFSCSICGKDFTQNQNFKTHMRTHTREKNVSCSICGRDFTRRDHFKTHMRIHTGEKPFQCSVCGKGYIKRLQLKLHMRTHTGEKPYSCSSCNKSFRNLDTLTAHMRTHTGEKVLSCSVCGERFSSKYQCKKHKCAGENSSSK
- the LOC133640584 gene encoding gastrula zinc finger protein XlCGF57.1-like isoform X3, producing the protein MCERTIAEYEEELCPTKEEKERQHQKHQVVLHRTDVCEEHLLPEQQKWSFRMEPQPSHIKKGEEHPLIPHFKEEEDDPLTTHIKEEEEDPLTPHFREEVVAPLSPHIKEEEEDPLTPHIKEEEEDPQTPHIKGEEEEHSINQEGEHLEWLEEFPVTGVPVKSEDDEVKGESEEKREAEPPSSSSTQHMTTEADGDHCGGSQADKLLAPLSDSEDTTSHSPDTDDEHSKDDKTCHTDNTHFTCSHCDKTFKSSNLKRHMRTHTGKKTFSCSICGKDFTQKHNFKTHMRTHTGEKLFLCTICGKDFTQKQHLKTHMRTHTGEKPFSCSICGKDFTQKQHFKVHMTTHTSEIPFSCSICGKDFTQKHNFKTHMRIHTGEKLFSCSICGKDFTQSQHLKTHMRTHTGEKTFSCSICGKDFTKKHNFKIHRRTHTGEKLFSCSICGKDFTQSQHLKTHMRTHTGEKPFSCSICGKDFTRRDHFKTHMRTHTGEKPFSCSICGKDFTQNQNFKTHMRIHTGEKPFSCSICGKDFTQNQNFKTHMRTHTREKNVSCSICGRDFTRRDHFKTHMRIHTGEKPFQCSVCGKGYIKRLQLKLHMRTHTGEKPYSCSSCNKSFRNLDTLTAHMRTHTGEKVLSCSVCGERFSSKYQCKKHKCAGENSSSK